One window from the genome of Luteolibacter rhizosphaerae encodes:
- a CDS encoding mechanosensitive ion channel family protein, with translation MLDELTALFWSSPALQKAARVAVILVTGIPLVLLISRIVAGILHPRLGQQGGDLLARIVRYAGYLTVLIAVLQEFGFNLAAVLGAAGIAGVAIGFASQTSLSNLISGLFIVGERPFEKGDIIEVGTFTGTVEEIGLMALTLRTFDNRSVRIPNETLVKTNVVTVTRYPIRRVDLTIGVSYNEAIDRVMKVLREVAEEHHAVLDEPEAVIVFNGFGESSLNFMIGAWTVKTDVMKVKNELPLRIKEAFDREGIEMPFPHRVLAGGKAMEPIPVILTPARAPNTEPDS, from the coding sequence ATGCTCGACGAACTCACAGCCTTGTTCTGGAGCAGCCCGGCCCTGCAGAAGGCGGCACGGGTGGCGGTAATCCTCGTCACCGGGATTCCGCTCGTCCTGCTAATCTCGCGCATCGTCGCGGGCATCCTGCATCCGCGCCTCGGCCAGCAGGGTGGCGATCTCCTTGCCCGCATCGTCCGCTATGCCGGCTACCTCACGGTGCTGATCGCGGTGCTGCAGGAATTCGGCTTCAATCTGGCGGCCGTGCTGGGTGCGGCGGGCATCGCGGGCGTGGCGATCGGCTTCGCCTCGCAGACCTCGCTCTCGAACCTGATCTCCGGACTCTTCATCGTCGGCGAGCGCCCCTTCGAGAAGGGCGATATCATCGAGGTCGGCACCTTCACCGGCACCGTCGAGGAGATCGGCCTGATGGCGCTCACGCTGCGCACCTTCGACAATCGCTCGGTGCGGATCCCGAACGAGACCTTGGTGAAGACCAACGTGGTCACCGTGACCCGCTACCCGATCCGCCGCGTGGACCTGACCATCGGCGTGTCCTACAACGAGGCGATCGACCGCGTGATGAAGGTGCTGCGCGAGGTCGCGGAAGAACATCACGCCGTGCTCGACGAACCAGAAGCGGTGATCGTCTTCAACGGCTTCGGCGAGTCCTCGCTGAACTTCATGATCGGCGCATGGACGGTAAAGACGGACGTGATGAAGGTGAAGAACGAGCTGCCGCTGCGGATCAAGGAAGCCTTCGACCGCGAGGGCATCGAGATGCCCTTCCCGCACCGCGTGCTGGCCGGCGGCAAGGCGATGGAACCGATCCCGGTGATCTTGACGCCCGCACGGGCACCGAACACCGAGCCGGATTCTTGA
- a CDS encoding winged helix-turn-helix transcriptional regulator — MKIDLPPVCASSQAEKCPVRDVLDCIGDRWSVLVLTNLSVGTLRFTEIKRAIGDISQRMLSQTLRTLERDGYLSRKVYPTVPPKVEYTLTSLGTSLLEKMEPLVQWAFENHQEVKKARAAYVPPPAAGAL, encoded by the coding sequence ATGAAGATCGACCTGCCACCCGTCTGCGCCAGCTCCCAAGCCGAGAAATGTCCGGTGCGCGATGTGCTGGACTGTATCGGCGACCGCTGGAGCGTCTTGGTCCTGACCAATCTTTCGGTGGGGACACTCCGGTTTACGGAGATCAAACGGGCGATCGGCGATATCTCGCAGCGGATGCTATCGCAGACCCTGCGCACTTTGGAGCGGGATGGTTACCTATCCCGCAAGGTCTATCCCACCGTCCCGCCTAAGGTGGAATACACCCTCACCTCACTCGGGACATCCCTCCTCGAGAAAATGGAGCCACTGGTCCAGTGGGCTTTCGAGAACCATCAGGAAGTAAAAAAAGCCCGGGCCGCTTATGTCCCGCCCCCCGCCGCCGGTGCGCTATGA
- a CDS encoding DUF432 domain-containing protein: MAATGRWHERTLQDGEWLRADFGNLTLIVLSILEEWRVAALYGEQRKVMDNLNMPPDELPWQRWDRGEKDVKLRFRPTFPDRPVIIRPRAPLHLSPRAKANFFVGIPAFIELSAHSEGEYERLNAWPSDPPSNTWHGSPISGTLCYSVKTRARRQFIPEDWQELSIISTIEIANSGTHTLPFERLFFETGHLGVFEHLGRLWSNHARVRTGDKDDSLSGVVFGQKPFGDASSAVELTPPRLGRVRRSMLKEAFSTFLGGPHRD, from the coding sequence ATGGCCGCTACCGGACGATGGCACGAACGCACCCTGCAGGACGGGGAATGGCTGCGTGCCGATTTCGGGAACCTGACCCTCATCGTCCTCAGCATCCTGGAGGAATGGCGGGTGGCCGCCCTCTACGGCGAGCAGCGCAAGGTGATGGACAACCTGAACATGCCGCCGGACGAGCTGCCCTGGCAGCGCTGGGACCGCGGCGAGAAGGACGTGAAGCTGCGCTTCCGCCCGACCTTCCCGGATCGACCCGTGATCATCCGGCCCCGTGCCCCCCTGCACCTTTCCCCCCGCGCGAAGGCGAATTTCTTCGTCGGCATCCCCGCCTTCATCGAGCTCAGCGCCCACAGCGAGGGCGAATACGAGCGGCTGAACGCATGGCCGAGCGATCCACCGTCGAACACTTGGCACGGCAGCCCCATCTCCGGGACCCTCTGCTACTCGGTGAAGACCCGCGCCCGGCGGCAGTTCATCCCGGAGGACTGGCAGGAACTATCGATCATCTCCACCATCGAGATCGCGAACAGCGGCACCCATACCCTGCCCTTCGAGCGGCTCTTCTTCGAGACCGGCCACCTGGGCGTCTTCGAACACCTCGGGCGGCTGTGGTCGAACCACGCCCGGGTCCGCACCGGCGACAAGGATGACTCGCTCAGCGGCGTGGTCTTCGGACAGAAGCCCTTCGGCGATGCCTCCAGCGCGGTGGAGCTCACCCCGCCTCGCCTCGGACGCGTGCGCCGCAGCATGCTCAAGGAGGCCTTCTCCACCTTCCTCGGCGGACCTCACCGCGATTGA
- the pdeM gene encoding ligase-associated DNA damage response endonuclease PdeM, translated as MNIQIQDQTLQLLPGMGTLLEDGTLIVADLHLGKASAFQAKGLAIPEGDSEVDLKRLTEICKWNQAQRLVVNGDLFHSPAGLTPEIERLIEMWLDEVRIPVQLILGNHDRKLPRIPHGLDPVDSVTYGGVHIVHDPKDAPKDAISVTAHWHPVVKIADGKRTSLRLPCFLLRKNSLILPAFGSFTGGQIMDVEEGDRYFVSPGEDVLEVPEELIRG; from the coding sequence ATGAACATCCAAATCCAAGATCAAACACTCCAGCTCCTGCCGGGAATGGGCACGCTGCTTGAGGACGGCACGCTCATCGTAGCGGATCTCCACTTGGGCAAAGCCAGTGCATTTCAAGCGAAAGGACTCGCCATTCCGGAGGGTGACAGCGAGGTCGATCTGAAACGTTTGACTGAGATCTGCAAATGGAACCAGGCACAACGGCTGGTGGTGAATGGCGACCTCTTCCACTCCCCGGCAGGCCTCACTCCCGAGATCGAGCGTTTGATTGAAATGTGGCTCGATGAAGTCCGGATCCCCGTCCAACTCATCCTCGGCAATCACGACCGGAAACTGCCGCGGATCCCCCACGGACTCGATCCGGTCGACTCCGTTACCTACGGCGGCGTACACATCGTTCACGATCCCAAGGATGCCCCGAAGGACGCTATCTCGGTCACCGCGCACTGGCATCCGGTGGTGAAGATAGCGGACGGCAAACGCACCTCGCTGCGCCTTCCCTGTTTTCTCCTTCGCAAGAATAGCCTTATCCTCCCCGCCTTCGGCAGTTTTACCGGCGGTCAGATCATGGATGTGGAGGAAGGGGACCGCTATTTTGTCAGCCCCGGAGAGGATGTGCTGGAGGTTCCGGAAGAACTTATCCGGGGGTGA
- a CDS encoding SDR family oxidoreductase — protein sequence MIAITGASGQLGRLVVLQLLKQVPATELVAVVRDASKAADLAARGVQIRTATYDDPASLELAFAGAERVLLVSSNDLGNRVTQHGNAIAAAKRAGAGQLVYTSVLHADRSPLGLAQEHYETEKLIAASGLPHSILRNGWYTENYTASLPGALANGALLGSAGEGRISSAARQDYAEAAAAVLTRPIEAARVFELAGDDSYTLAEFAAEVSRQSGKELPYRNLPEAEYAAILKQIGLPAPLADLIADSDRGASQGGLFDDGNELSRLIGHATTPLADSVKAALAG from the coding sequence ATGATTGCCATCACCGGAGCCAGCGGCCAACTCGGCCGCCTCGTCGTCCTGCAACTCCTCAAGCAGGTCCCCGCCACGGAGCTCGTCGCCGTCGTCCGTGATGCCTCCAAGGCCGCCGACCTCGCGGCTCGGGGCGTGCAAATCCGCACCGCCACCTACGACGATCCCGCCTCCCTCGAACTCGCCTTCGCCGGCGCGGAGCGGGTGCTGCTCGTCTCCTCCAATGATCTCGGGAACCGCGTGACCCAGCACGGCAATGCCATCGCAGCCGCCAAGCGCGCCGGGGCCGGGCAGCTCGTTTACACCAGCGTCCTTCACGCCGACCGCTCGCCGCTGGGACTGGCACAGGAGCATTACGAAACGGAGAAGCTCATCGCCGCCTCCGGACTCCCCCACTCCATCCTGCGGAACGGCTGGTACACGGAGAACTATACCGCCTCCCTGCCCGGAGCACTGGCCAATGGCGCCCTGCTCGGCAGCGCGGGCGAGGGCCGGATCTCCTCCGCGGCACGCCAAGACTATGCGGAGGCGGCCGCCGCGGTGCTCACCCGCCCGATCGAAGCAGCACGGGTCTTCGAACTCGCGGGAGATGATTCCTACACCCTCGCCGAGTTCGCCGCGGAAGTAAGCCGTCAGAGCGGGAAGGAGCTCCCCTATCGCAATCTCCCAGAAGCCGAATACGCGGCAATCCTGAAACAGATCGGCCTGCCCGCCCCGCTGGCGGACCTCATTGCCGATAGCGACCGGGGAGCCTCGCAGGGCGGACTCTTCGACGACGGGAATGAACTGAGCCGACTCATCGGCCACGCGACCACACCGCTGGCGGACTCGGTAAAGGCGGCTCTGGCCGGTTAA
- a CDS encoding NAD-dependent deacylase has protein sequence MKVVVLTGAGISAESGIRTFRDSNGLWEGHSVDQVATRIGFGRDPGLVNRFYNQRRQQLGVVQPNAAHRALGELENALADDFLLITQNVDDLHERAGSVRLIHMHGELLNKRCIWCSFVSPCAGDISPEDVCGKCSREMGMRPDVVWFGETPYGLDRIQAAVTECDLFVAIGTSGLVEPASRLATKAKVYGARLVEINAADTARSAEFDECLRGPASQVVPQWVDGVLGGLRSS, from the coding sequence ATGAAGGTTGTGGTTCTCACCGGTGCCGGGATTTCCGCGGAATCGGGGATCCGGACCTTTCGTGATTCCAACGGACTCTGGGAGGGTCATTCCGTCGATCAGGTCGCGACCCGTATTGGCTTCGGGCGCGACCCCGGCTTGGTGAATCGGTTTTACAACCAACGGCGGCAGCAGCTTGGCGTGGTCCAGCCGAATGCCGCCCACAGGGCTCTCGGCGAATTGGAGAATGCGTTGGCGGACGACTTCCTGCTGATCACTCAAAACGTGGACGATCTACATGAGAGGGCGGGAAGCGTCCGCCTGATCCACATGCATGGTGAACTACTCAATAAGCGCTGCATCTGGTGTAGTTTCGTGAGTCCCTGCGCGGGAGACATCAGTCCCGAGGATGTTTGTGGCAAATGTAGCCGGGAGATGGGCATGCGCCCGGACGTGGTCTGGTTCGGAGAGACACCCTATGGCCTGGATCGGATTCAGGCCGCAGTGACCGAATGCGACCTCTTCGTGGCAATCGGGACCTCGGGCTTGGTCGAACCTGCTTCCCGACTGGCTACGAAGGCAAAGGTCTATGGAGCCAGATTGGTGGAGATCAACGCGGCGGATACCGCCAGATCCGCAGAGTTTGATGAATGTCTCCGCGGTCCCGCATCTCAAGTCGTGCCACAGTGGGTCGACGGTGTGCTGGGTGGCTTGAGATCAAGCTGA
- a CDS encoding aldo/keto reductase produces the protein MDLTTTAYGTWSAGRFMHFGETLSEDRFLSCIGTAWDAGIRTFVTADVYGNGKADELLGQALADKPREEYSLVGMIGHDFYEGQRQGAKGYPRFTDPELHKPAGYRDYIRRACEKSLERCRTDRFDLLMLHNPDETGYTSDAVWDGLRALKSEGLAEQLGLAPGPANGFSLDIIDCLERHGDDIDWAMLILNPLEPWPSCHVLPVCEEKGVKVLTRVADYGGLFHGDMKKGHVFKPGDHRSYRAEGWVDHGLDKIERMKPIAEKHGLSLIQFASVWNLSQPAVQSVVPTFIQEAGEDARSIEDQIRDFAATPDIRLSAEESEAVRQIGDNTGCMTLKGASKRHQVSERPDEWPMREDLLALAGRRGLGDNW, from the coding sequence ATGGATCTGACCACCACCGCCTACGGGACCTGGAGCGCCGGGCGCTTCATGCACTTCGGAGAGACGCTTTCCGAGGACCGTTTCCTTTCCTGCATCGGCACCGCCTGGGATGCCGGGATCCGCACCTTCGTGACCGCGGATGTCTATGGCAACGGCAAGGCGGACGAGCTGCTCGGCCAAGCGCTGGCGGACAAACCGCGCGAGGAATACAGCCTGGTGGGCATGATCGGCCACGACTTCTACGAAGGCCAGCGCCAAGGCGCGAAGGGCTACCCGCGCTTCACCGATCCTGAACTGCACAAGCCCGCCGGCTACCGCGACTACATCCGCCGCGCCTGCGAGAAGTCGCTGGAGCGTTGCCGCACCGACCGCTTCGACCTGCTGATGCTGCACAACCCGGACGAAACCGGCTACACCAGCGATGCCGTGTGGGACGGCCTGCGTGCCCTGAAGTCCGAAGGTCTCGCCGAGCAACTCGGCCTGGCACCCGGACCCGCAAACGGCTTCTCGCTCGATATCATCGACTGCCTCGAGCGCCACGGCGACGATATCGATTGGGCCATGCTCATCTTGAATCCACTCGAGCCCTGGCCCTCCTGCCACGTGCTACCGGTCTGCGAGGAAAAGGGCGTGAAGGTCCTGACCCGCGTGGCGGATTACGGCGGTCTTTTCCACGGCGACATGAAGAAGGGCCATGTCTTTAAGCCGGGCGATCACCGTTCCTACCGCGCCGAGGGCTGGGTGGACCACGGGCTCGACAAGATCGAGCGCATGAAGCCGATCGCCGAGAAGCACGGCCTGAGCCTGATCCAGTTCGCCTCGGTCTGGAATCTCAGCCAGCCCGCCGTGCAGAGCGTGGTGCCTACCTTCATTCAGGAAGCGGGGGAAGATGCCCGCTCGATCGAAGATCAGATCCGCGACTTCGCCGCCACTCCGGACATCCGCCTCAGCGCGGAGGAATCGGAAGCCGTCCGCCAGATCGGCGACAACACCGGCTGCATGACTCTGAAGGGAGCCAGCAAGCGCCATCAAGTCAGCGAGCGCCCGGACGAATGGCCGATGCGCGAGGATCTGCTGGCTCTCGCCGGACGGCGCGGGCTGGGAGATAACTGGTAA
- a CDS encoding ligase-associated DNA damage response DEXH box helicase has translation MPASPLQPFFKHKGWKAFPFQKEVWSAYEAGKSGLLHAPTGQGKTLAVWLGPVEETLKSKKRPQSCTVLWLTPLRALAQDTLRALREPLEILAPELQVEARTGDTSAAIRARLRKTLPFGLVTTPESLSLMLTHADTREKLSGLKAVIVDEWHELMGSKRGVQAELCLARLRAWFPELRIWGLSATLGNLDEARAVLLGDKNPGAITVSADLKKEIKVETIIPKEIDRFPWSGHIGTQLAPQVLKELDKARTTLVFTNTRSQVEIWCQELLSLRPEWQDRIAMHHGSLDPEERAKVEQGLRDGSLRCVVCTSSLDLGVDFSPVDQVIQVGSPKGIARMLQRAGRSGHQPGKTSRILGVPTFAMELVEFAAVRDAALVRHLESRKPLRKPLDVLVQHLVTCAIGEPFEPEEMRREIQSAAAYHDLSDTEWDWCLGFISCGGKALSAYPRYRKARFEGGKYVVDDKRLIQQHRLSIGTISSDTHISVRFANGQNLGTVEEGFISRLKPGSLLVFAGRKLELVRLHNKVATVKLATKSAKGQIAVWGGSKMPLSTELAHATAARLRGEGKPAPEMKAVAPILAIQKRWSELPDDRTLLVEHARSREGEHLFVYPMAGRLVHEGIGALMAYRLRLKETVTVTYNDYGFSLTSRRGLFLSEDSIRLNLTLDNLLEDLVACVNTAELARRQFREVARVAGLILQTLPGRPQRSQREVQSSSRLLFEVLERYDPGNLLLLQSQREILERQLEYSRLYEVLSDLKKRPIHLIETKNLTPMAFPLWADRLSATLSAGDAAERLEQMLQNLNQAASK, from the coding sequence ATGCCCGCCTCCCCGCTCCAGCCCTTCTTCAAGCACAAGGGCTGGAAGGCTTTTCCCTTTCAGAAGGAAGTCTGGTCGGCCTATGAGGCGGGCAAGTCCGGCCTGCTGCACGCCCCGACCGGGCAGGGCAAGACCCTCGCGGTCTGGCTCGGTCCGGTGGAGGAGACTCTCAAGTCGAAGAAGCGGCCGCAGAGCTGCACGGTCCTGTGGCTGACTCCGCTGCGGGCCTTGGCACAGGACACCCTGCGTGCCTTACGGGAGCCACTGGAGATCCTCGCCCCGGAGTTGCAGGTGGAGGCGCGTACCGGAGACACCTCGGCGGCCATCCGGGCACGGCTGCGCAAGACCCTGCCCTTTGGCCTCGTCACCACGCCGGAGAGCCTGTCGCTGATGCTGACCCACGCCGACACCCGGGAGAAACTTTCCGGGCTGAAGGCGGTGATCGTGGACGAGTGGCACGAGCTGATGGGCTCGAAACGCGGGGTGCAGGCGGAACTCTGTCTCGCCCGCTTGCGGGCCTGGTTCCCGGAGCTCCGGATCTGGGGCCTCTCCGCCACGCTGGGGAATCTCGATGAGGCCCGGGCGGTGCTGCTCGGGGACAAGAACCCGGGCGCGATCACCGTCTCCGCGGACCTGAAGAAGGAGATCAAGGTGGAGACGATCATCCCGAAGGAGATCGACCGCTTTCCGTGGTCCGGCCACATCGGCACCCAACTCGCACCGCAGGTGCTGAAGGAACTGGATAAGGCCCGGACCACCCTGGTCTTCACAAACACCCGCTCGCAGGTGGAAATCTGGTGCCAGGAGCTGCTCTCCCTGCGGCCGGAATGGCAGGACCGGATCGCCATGCACCACGGCTCGCTGGATCCGGAGGAGCGGGCGAAGGTGGAGCAGGGGCTGCGGGATGGTTCGCTGCGCTGCGTAGTCTGCACCTCCTCGCTCGACCTCGGCGTGGACTTCTCGCCGGTCGATCAGGTGATCCAAGTCGGTTCGCCAAAGGGGATCGCACGCATGCTCCAGCGGGCCGGAAGATCGGGCCACCAGCCGGGTAAGACATCTCGTATCCTAGGAGTGCCGACATTCGCGATGGAGCTGGTGGAATTCGCCGCCGTGCGCGATGCGGCCCTGGTAAGACATCTTGAATCCCGCAAGCCGCTGCGTAAGCCGCTCGATGTTCTCGTTCAGCATCTGGTGACCTGCGCGATTGGAGAACCGTTCGAGCCGGAGGAAATGCGCCGCGAGATACAATCGGCCGCCGCGTATCACGACCTGAGCGATACGGAGTGGGACTGGTGTCTCGGCTTCATATCCTGCGGCGGCAAGGCTCTGTCCGCGTATCCCCGATATCGCAAGGCGCGCTTCGAGGGCGGGAAATATGTGGTCGATGACAAGCGTCTGATCCAGCAGCACCGTCTATCCATCGGCACCATATCCTCGGATACCCACATCAGTGTCCGCTTCGCCAACGGCCAGAACCTCGGCACCGTGGAAGAAGGATTCATCAGTCGTTTGAAACCCGGCAGCCTGCTTGTCTTCGCGGGACGGAAGCTAGAACTCGTCCGCCTCCACAACAAAGTCGCCACCGTTAAGCTAGCAACGAAAAGCGCCAAGGGACAGATCGCCGTATGGGGCGGAAGCAAGATGCCGCTGTCCACCGAGCTTGCCCACGCGACTGCAGCACGGCTGCGCGGGGAAGGCAAACCGGCACCCGAAATGAAGGCCGTCGCTCCCATCCTGGCGATCCAGAAGCGCTGGTCGGAACTACCCGATGACCGGACGCTTCTGGTCGAGCACGCCCGCTCCCGGGAAGGTGAACACTTGTTTGTTTACCCCATGGCAGGCCGCTTGGTGCACGAGGGGATCGGCGCTCTGATGGCTTACCGGCTGCGTTTGAAAGAGACCGTCACCGTCACCTACAACGACTACGGCTTCTCTTTGACCTCCCGACGCGGACTCTTCCTGAGCGAAGATTCAATTCGTTTGAATCTAACGTTGGATAATTTACTTGAAGACCTCGTCGCTTGCGTGAACACCGCCGAGCTCGCCCGCCGGCAGTTCCGGGAAGTCGCCCGGGTGGCCGGTCTCATTCTTCAGACCCTGCCCGGCCGTCCGCAGCGTTCCCAACGTGAAGTTCAATCGAGTTCTCGGCTTTTGTTTGAGGTATTGGAGCGCTACGATCCTGGCAACCTTCTCCTTCTCCAGTCTCAGCGTGAAATTTTAGAGCGTCAGCTTGAATACAGCAGATTGTACGAAGTTCTCTCTGATCTAAAAAAGCGACCAATACATCTGATTGAAACTAAAAATCTAACACCTATGGCATTCCCGCTTTGGGCCGATCGCCTCTCCGCCACTTTGTCTGCTGGAGATGCCGCAGAACGCCTCGAACAAATGCTTCAGAACCTCAACCAAGCCGCTTCCAAATGA
- a CDS encoding Ig-like domain-containing protein, translating into MNRFVLKSALAVWLGGSSCLLAAPVIATKASGPNTPSTISDELAFAADVSTSDLLHGITGTGGVWNANGSSPDGLNDGNPGGDADASGVGALAGAAWSRDGSNVSFREFVLGAGPGGHGYDLSGIQSIAAWQGAGFANQRYEIRVRFLGDSAFQTAPLATVNYQPFSATLNEGGSTRVRITDSNGILASGVDAIRLDVLDTVGNAAGGTVFRELDVFGTATPGSTDTVAPQVAALAPEDNATLVPAGIDLRASFHEAITLGTGSITLKDLSASSQTVITLPDPRVSVSGRTLAIRAGVLLTHSAQYALRLDAGVVLDASGNPFAGIADDTTWNFSTAPPDSKEVSPLDLNYAAEASATDLLHEITPLTTGWNTGNGASPAELSDGVYGRDFAAAGNNVDGAWTTVGATAEYQLGAGVNGTGFDIFSIQSLASWVNAAFGNQAWTVEVKPIGGNYTTLATVNYQPISAGANGATKVVLAGPGPLLATGIEAIRFTANQVNNGANAGAFVWRELDVFGEPSAAPVDNGTPPSLTTLSPLDNATAVSPDASLVASFDETITPGFGGIRLRNLDTSAETVISVSDSQIAVVGNQLRITPSPKLSPSTRYAVRIDAGAVQDHFLNAFAGIADDSTWNFTTGAKRLRIMAMGDSITAGYTDNPVWNEPYWYGYRSGLYNRLNAAGYDFLFVGQSGELLNHTAGTPPADLAALGQNAHNGYGGQTASFLNANILSWLATSDPDVILLKIGTNSQDRNGLETLVQTITSTKPDLHLIVAEIMPKYNYEQGIVDYNAWIRNTLVPGFQAQGKKVTRVDQYANFLTNPANLASIDQSLFSNGINHPDNDGYDKMAATWFNGIEALGLNEQGFSQWIANPAFGIDPSEHGFQDDPDGDGLANGVEAWLGSNPGVFNPGLGGLTGGGTSFSFSHSLNPDPPADLEAAYEWSSDLSAWYAADGVDGPASGLKVTCTAIPAGGGASVATSTSQPVGRLFLRLAVSPL; encoded by the coding sequence ATGAACCGATTTGTCCTGAAGTCCGCCCTCGCCGTGTGGCTGGGCGGCAGCTCCTGTCTGCTGGCCGCGCCTGTCATCGCGACGAAAGCCAGCGGCCCGAATACTCCGTCCACCATCAGCGACGAACTCGCCTTCGCCGCGGATGTCAGCACGTCCGATCTGCTGCACGGCATCACCGGCACCGGCGGTGTCTGGAATGCCAATGGCTCCAGCCCGGACGGACTGAACGACGGCAATCCCGGCGGCGATGCCGATGCGAGTGGGGTGGGCGCGCTCGCGGGCGCGGCATGGTCGCGCGATGGGAGCAACGTGTCCTTCCGCGAGTTCGTGCTCGGTGCCGGGCCGGGCGGTCACGGCTATGATCTCAGCGGCATCCAATCGATCGCGGCATGGCAGGGTGCTGGCTTCGCGAACCAGCGCTACGAGATCCGGGTGCGTTTCCTCGGGGACTCCGCCTTCCAGACCGCTCCGCTGGCCACGGTGAATTACCAGCCCTTCTCGGCCACGCTGAATGAGGGCGGCTCCACGCGCGTGCGCATCACCGATAGCAACGGCATCCTCGCATCCGGTGTGGATGCCATCCGTCTCGATGTGCTGGATACGGTGGGCAATGCGGCGGGCGGCACGGTCTTCCGCGAGCTCGATGTCTTCGGCACGGCCACGCCTGGCAGCACGGATACCGTGGCCCCGCAGGTGGCCGCGCTGGCACCGGAGGACAATGCCACGCTGGTGCCCGCGGGTATCGACCTGCGGGCAAGCTTCCATGAAGCCATCACGCTCGGCACCGGCAGCATCACGCTGAAGGATCTTAGCGCCAGCTCGCAGACGGTGATCACGCTCCCGGACCCGCGGGTGAGTGTCTCGGGCCGCACGCTCGCGATCCGTGCGGGAGTGCTGCTCACGCATTCCGCGCAGTATGCCCTGCGCTTGGATGCCGGGGTGGTGCTGGACGCCAGCGGCAATCCTTTCGCGGGCATCGCCGATGATACGACATGGAACTTCTCGACCGCGCCCCCGGACTCGAAGGAGGTCTCGCCGCTCGATCTGAACTACGCCGCAGAGGCCAGCGCTACCGATCTGCTGCATGAGATCACGCCTCTCACCACCGGTTGGAACACGGGCAACGGCGCGAGCCCGGCAGAGCTTTCGGACGGCGTCTATGGCCGGGACTTCGCCGCCGCAGGCAATAACGTGGACGGTGCATGGACGACCGTGGGTGCCACCGCGGAGTATCAGCTCGGAGCGGGGGTGAATGGCACAGGCTTCGACATCTTCTCGATCCAGTCGCTCGCGTCCTGGGTGAATGCCGCCTTCGGCAATCAAGCCTGGACCGTGGAGGTGAAGCCGATCGGGGGGAACTACACGACCCTGGCCACGGTGAACTACCAGCCGATCAGCGCGGGTGCGAACGGCGCGACCAAGGTGGTGCTCGCCGGTCCCGGGCCGCTGCTGGCCACCGGGATCGAAGCGATCCGCTTCACGGCGAACCAGGTGAACAACGGCGCGAATGCCGGCGCCTTCGTCTGGCGGGAGCTCGACGTCTTCGGCGAACCCTCCGCAGCTCCGGTGGACAATGGCACGCCGCCCTCCCTCACCACGCTCAGCCCGCTGGACAATGCCACGGCGGTATCTCCCGATGCCTCGCTGGTGGCGAGCTTCGATGAGACCATTACTCCCGGCTTCGGCGGGATCCGACTGCGCAATCTGGATACCTCGGCGGAAACGGTGATCTCCGTGAGCGATTCGCAGATCGCGGTGGTGGGGAATCAACTGCGGATCACGCCCTCCCCGAAGCTCTCCCCGAGCACACGCTATGCGGTCCGCATCGATGCCGGGGCCGTGCAGGATCACTTCCTGAACGCCTTCGCCGGGATCGCGGATGACAGCACCTGGAACTTCACCACCGGGGCCAAGCGGCTCCGCATCATGGCGATGGGTGACTCGATCACCGCGGGCTACACCGATAACCCGGTGTGGAACGAGCCGTACTGGTACGGCTACCGTAGTGGTTTGTACAATCGCCTGAATGCCGCGGGCTACGACTTCCTCTTCGTCGGTCAATCCGGCGAGCTGCTCAACCACACCGCGGGCACCCCTCCGGCGGATCTCGCGGCACTCGGCCAGAACGCGCACAATGGCTACGGCGGCCAGACCGCCAGCTTCCTGAATGCGAACATCCTGAGCTGGCTCGCCACGAGCGATCCGGACGTGATCTTGCTCAAGATCGGCACGAACTCGCAGGATCGCAACGGCCTCGAAACGCTGGTCCAAACCATCACCAGCACGAAGCCGGACCTCCACCTCATCGTCGCGGAGATCATGCCGAAGTACAACTACGAGCAGGGCATCGTGGACTACAATGCATGGATCCGGAACACCCTGGTGCCCGGCTTCCAGGCGCAGGGCAAGAAGGTGACCCGCGTGGACCAGTATGCGAACTTCCTGACCAATCCCGCGAACCTTGCCTCGATCGATCAATCGCTGTTTTCGAACGGCATCAACCACCCGGACAACGATGGCTACGACAAGATGGCGGCCACTTGGTTCAACGGCATCGAAGCGCTCGGCTTGAACGAGCAGGGCTTCAGCCAGTGGATCGCGAATCCCGCCTTCGGTATCGATCCCTCCGAGCATGGCTTTCAGGATGATCCGGATGGCGACGGTCTGGCCAATGGAGTCGAGGCATGGCTCGGTAGCAACCCCGGTGTCTTCAACCCCGGTCTCGGCGGTCTGACGGGTGGCGGCACGAGTTTCAGCTTCAGCCATTCGCTGAACCCGGATCCTCCTGCGGATCTTGAAGCTGCCTACGAGTGGTCCTCCGATCTCTCCGCTTGGTATGCTGCGGATGGTGTGGACGGCCCGGCCAGCGGTCTGAAGGTCACCTGCACCGCCATCCCGGCCGGAGGCGGCGCTTCGGTAGCCACGAGCACCAGCCAACCGGTTGGGCGTCTCTTCCTTCGTCTCGCGGTCTCGCCGCTCTGA